From Microcystis aeruginosa NIES-2549, a single genomic window includes:
- a CDS encoding M56 family metallopeptidase, translating into MHGSMLLLALTIAIGLRWFLPSYQRRWQITLFFFLFPPLLLLMTVISVVCMGYRGQMLGYNSSLISYFSAIIWLVFALFCLIKLSYQTWQTHRDFSSYPLKKITAQKARVLAVDFPYSARVGFWKSELIVTQGLLNLLDKEHLQAVLAHEQAHQEYHDTFWFFWLGWLRSMSSWLPNSENLWSELVFLRELRADKYASRKVDYLLLAESLLLVAEKVNQVAEISFSDSCCVALNDHSLNNRLLERIEALVESEKPELPRFNYQVWLLLSLSLAPFLLLPLHS; encoded by the coding sequence ATGCACGGTTCAATGTTATTACTAGCATTAACTATCGCCATTGGTTTACGTTGGTTTCTGCCTAGCTATCAGCGTCGTTGGCAGATAACGCTATTTTTCTTTCTCTTTCCGCCTTTGCTCCTGTTAATGACAGTTATATCGGTGGTTTGTATGGGCTATCGGGGGCAAATGTTGGGCTATAACTCCAGTTTAATTAGTTACTTTAGTGCTATAATTTGGCTAGTTTTTGCTCTATTTTGTTTGATAAAACTCTCCTATCAAACTTGGCAAACCCATCGGGATTTTAGCAGTTATCCCCTCAAAAAAATCACCGCTCAGAAGGCGAGAGTTTTAGCGGTGGATTTTCCCTACAGTGCCAGAGTTGGCTTCTGGAAGTCGGAATTAATTGTAACCCAAGGATTATTAAATCTCTTAGATAAAGAACATTTACAGGCAGTTTTAGCCCACGAACAAGCTCATCAAGAATATCATGACACTTTCTGGTTTTTCTGGTTAGGTTGGCTGCGATCAATGTCTTCTTGGCTGCCCAATAGTGAGAATTTATGGTCAGAATTGGTCTTCTTGCGGGAATTACGCGCCGATAAGTACGCTTCCAGAAAAGTGGATTATTTACTATTAGCTGAATCCCTACTTTTAGTGGCAGAAAAAGTTAATCAAGTGGCGGAAATAAGTTTCTCCGATAGTTGCTGTGTCGCTCTCAATGATCATTCCTTAAATAATCGTTTATTAGAGAGAATTGAAGCGTTAGTCGAGTCAGAAAAACCCGAACTGCCCAGATTTAACTATCAAGTCTGGCTCTTGCTTTCCCTCTCCCTCGCTCCTTTCTTACTCTTGCCTTTGCACTCCTAA
- a CDS encoding BlaI/MecI/CopY family transcriptional regulator, giving the protein MLFYQAIDIRRYDQESNLHFCVTMAQLPTYQPKQLSLGPLEAEILNIVWELEPVSVKDVHDRILADPERDLAYTSVTTVLRRLTNKGWLSCYKQGRIFYWKPMVSKEQAQAIKAYEQLHRFLAIGNADVVASFADSLDTASVEQLKAIASRLDTLRQQRRES; this is encoded by the coding sequence TTGCTATTTTATCAGGCGATCGACATCCGCCGCTATGATCAGGAAAGTAATCTTCATTTCTGTGTAACTATGGCTCAATTGCCGACCTATCAACCAAAACAGTTATCCCTGGGCCCCCTAGAAGCGGAAATTCTCAATATTGTCTGGGAATTGGAACCCGTTAGCGTTAAGGATGTCCATGATCGCATTTTAGCGGATCCGGAAAGGGATCTGGCCTATACTTCGGTGACTACGGTACTGCGTCGTTTAACTAATAAAGGCTGGTTAAGTTGTTATAAACAGGGTCGGATTTTCTACTGGAAACCGATGGTTTCTAAGGAACAAGCACAAGCAATTAAAGCCTACGAACAATTACATCGTTTTTTGGCTATTGGTAATGCCGATGTGGTGGCTTCTTTTGCCGATAGTCTCGATACTGCTAGTGTCGAACAATTAAAAGCGATCGCCTCTCGTTTAGATACCCTGCGTCAACAACGGAGAGAAAGCTAA
- a CDS encoding DUF4090 family protein, which produces MSTETNLTTTTGADAIDVAIANGIDFDGSPIPPAKLELYHRVMGLEAGRQRSGVSNTMRSRIVRIGAKHIPQEELNQLLLAADFAPLKEKEIAFYYSVS; this is translated from the coding sequence ATGTCCACCGAAACTAATTTAACCACGACTACGGGCGCTGATGCCATTGATGTGGCGATCGCTAATGGTATTGATTTTGATGGTTCCCCGATTCCCCCAGCAAAATTGGAACTTTATCACCGGGTAATGGGTTTGGAAGCAGGACGACAAAGAAGCGGGGTTTCTAACACGATGAGATCGCGAATTGTCCGCATCGGGGCCAAACATATCCCCCAAGAGGAATTAAATCAGCTGTTGTTAGCCGCCGATTTTGCCCCTCTCAAGGAGAAAGAAATCGCTTTTTACTATAGCGTTTCCTAA
- a CDS encoding sugar phosphate nucleotidyltransferase, with translation MKAMILAAGKGTRVRPITHTIPKPLIPILQKPVMEFLLELLRQHGFDQIMVNVSHLAEEIESYFRDGQRFGVHIGYSFEGRIEDGELIGDALGSAGGLRRIQDFNPFFDDTFVVLCGDALIDLDLTAAVKWHREKGALATIVTKTVPREEVSSYGVVVSDEEGRILSFQEKPAIDEALSTCINTGIYIFEPEIIDFIPPNSKYDIGGELFPQLVAKGAPFYALNMDFEWVDIGKVPDYWQAIRGVLSRKIKNVAIPGIEVKPGIYTGLNVGVNWDKVDITGPVYIGAMTRIEDGAKIVGPSMIGPNCWICGGATVDNSVIFEYSRLGPGARLVDKLVFGRYCVDKTGAAIDVEAAALDWLITDTRKVPPEFDHPKHQAIRSLFNSK, from the coding sequence ATGAAAGCCATGATTTTGGCGGCAGGCAAAGGAACTCGTGTCCGTCCGATTACCCATACGATCCCCAAACCCCTGATCCCGATTTTACAAAAGCCGGTGATGGAGTTTTTGTTGGAACTGTTGCGACAGCATGGCTTTGATCAGATCATGGTCAATGTCAGTCATTTAGCCGAAGAAATTGAGAGTTATTTCCGCGATGGTCAGCGTTTTGGGGTGCATATCGGCTATTCTTTTGAGGGTAGAATCGAAGATGGCGAGTTAATCGGTGATGCCCTGGGATCTGCGGGCGGTTTACGACGAATTCAAGATTTTAATCCCTTTTTTGACGATACTTTTGTGGTTCTCTGTGGTGATGCGCTGATCGATCTCGATTTAACCGCAGCCGTTAAATGGCATCGAGAAAAGGGAGCGCTCGCCACTATTGTCACCAAAACCGTCCCCAGAGAGGAAGTATCCAGTTATGGGGTGGTGGTTAGCGACGAGGAGGGAAGGATTCTCAGTTTCCAAGAAAAACCCGCCATCGATGAAGCTTTAAGTACCTGCATTAACACGGGTATCTATATTTTTGAGCCAGAAATCATTGATTTTATTCCCCCTAATAGTAAATACGACATCGGGGGCGAGTTATTCCCCCAATTAGTCGCTAAAGGTGCGCCTTTCTACGCTTTAAACATGGATTTTGAATGGGTTGATATCGGTAAAGTTCCCGACTACTGGCAGGCAATTCGCGGGGTGTTATCCAGGAAAATTAAAAATGTTGCTATCCCCGGCATCGAAGTTAAACCGGGCATCTACACGGGCTTAAATGTGGGGGTAAACTGGGATAAAGTCGATATCACCGGACCTGTGTATATCGGGGCAATGACACGCATTGAAGACGGGGCGAAAATTGTCGGTCCGAGTATGATTGGCCCAAATTGTTGGATTTGTGGCGGCGCGACGGTGGATAATAGCGTTATTTTTGAATATTCTCGCCTCGGTCCGGGGGCGCGTTTGGTGGATAAGTTGGTCTTTGGGCGCTATTGTGTTGATAAAACCGGCGCCGCGATCGATGTGGAAGCGGCTGCCTTGGATTGGTTGATTACTGATACCCGCAAGGTTCCCCCAGAATTTGATCACCCTAAACATCAGGCAATTCGTTCTTTATTCAATAGCAAGTAG